The following are encoded together in the Equus quagga isolate Etosha38 chromosome 15, UCLA_HA_Equagga_1.0, whole genome shotgun sequence genome:
- the IRF4 gene encoding interferon regulatory factor 4 isoform X4 — translation MNLEGGGGRGGEFGMSSVSCGNGKLRQWLIDQIDSGKYPGLVWENEEKSIFRIPWKHAGKQDYNREEDAALFKAWALFKGKFREGIDKPDPPTWKTRLRCALNKSNDFEELVERSQLDISDPYKVYRIVPEGAKKGAKQLALEDPQMAMSHPYSMTAPYPSLPAQQVHNYMMTPHDRSWREYVPDQPHPEISYQCPVPFGPRSHHWQGPACENGCQVTGTFYACAPPESQAPGIPIEPSIRSGEALALSDCRLHISLYYREILVKELTTSSPEGCRISHGQTYDASNLDQVLFPYPEDNGQRKNIEKLLSHLERGVVLWMAPDGLYAKRLCQSRIYWDGPLALCSDRPNKLERDQTCKLFDTPQFLSELQAFAHHGRPLPRFQVTLCFGEEFPDPQRQRKLITAHVEPLLARQLYYFAQQNSGHFLRGYDVPEHISSPEDYHRSIRHSSIQE, via the exons ATGAACCTGGAGGGCGGCGGCGGCCGAGGCGGAGAGTTCGGCATGAGCTCGGTGAGCTGCGGCAACGGGAAACTCCGCCAGTGGCTGATCGACCAGATCGACAGCGGCAAGTACCCAGGGCTGGTGTGGGAGAACGAGGAGAAGAGCATCTTCCGCATCCCCTGGAAGCACGCGGGCAAACAGGACTACAACCGCGAGGAGGACGCCGCCCTCTTCAAG GCTTGGGCACTATTTAAAGGAAAGTTCCGAGAGGGCATCGATAAGCCAGACCCCCCTACCTGGAAGACACGTTTGCGATGCGCTTTGAACAAGAGCAATGACTTTGAGGAGCTGGTGGAGAGGAGCCAGCTGGACATCTCAGACCCCTACAAAGTATACAGGATTGTTCCCGAAGGAGCCAAAAAAG GAGCAAAGCAGCTGGCGCTGGAGGACCCACAGATGGCCATGAGCCACCCCTACAGCATGACAGCTCCTTACCCCTCACTCCCAGCTCAG CAGGTTCATAACTACATGATGACACCCCACGACCGAAGCTGGAGGGAGTACGTCCCTGATCAGCCACACCCGGAAATCTCGTATCAATGTCCTGTGCCGTTTGGACCCCGAAGCCACCACTGGCAAGGCCCGGCTTGTGAAAATG GTTGCCAGGTGACAGGAACCTTTTATGCTTGTGCCCCGCCTGAGTCCCAGGCCCCCGGAATCCCCATAGAGCCAAGCATAAGGTCTGGTGAAGCCTTGGCGCTCTCAG ACTGCCGGCTTCACATCTCCTTGTACTACCGGGAAATCCTGGTGAAAGAGCTGACCACGTCAAGCCCCGAAGGCTGTCGAATCTCCCATGGGCAAACCTATGACGCCAGTAACCTGGACCAGGTCCTCTTCCCCTATCCGGAGGACAACGGCCAGAGGAAAAACATCGAGAAACTGCTGAGCCACCTGGAAAGGGGCGTGGTCCTCTGGATGGCCCCTGATGGGCTTTATGCCAAAAGACTATGTCAGAGCAGGATCTACTGGGACGGGCCCCTGGCACTGTGCAGCGACCGGCCCAACAAACTGGAGAGAGACCAGACCTGCAAGCTCTTTGACACACCGCAGTTTTTATCAG AGCTGCAAGCATTTGCTCACCATGGCCGTCCCCTGCCAAGGTTCCAAGTAACTCTGTGCTTCGGGGAAGAGTTCCCAGACCCTCAGAGGCAGCGGAAGCTCATCACTGCTCAC GTTGAACCTCTACTAGCCAGACAACTGTATTATTTTGCTCAACAAAACAGTGGCCATTTCCTAAGGGGCTACGATGTGCCTGAACACATCAGCAGTCCGGAGGACTATCACAGGTCGATCCGCCATTCTTCCATTCAAGAATGA
- the IRF4 gene encoding interferon regulatory factor 4 isoform X5 produces the protein MGRPKRCAAQAERRPSPPCSSERVPEADPERVRATVGALGMNLEGGGGRGGEFGMSSVSCGNGKLRQWLIDQIDSGKYPGLVWENEEKSIFRIPWKHAGKQDYNREEDAALFKAWALFKGKFREGIDKPDPPTWKTRLRCALNKSNDFEELVERSQLDISDPYKVYRIVPEGAKKGAKQLALEDPQMAMSHPYSMTAPYPSLPAQQVHNYMMTPHDRSWREYVPDQPHPEISYQCPVPFGPRSHHWQGPACENGCQVTGTFYACAPPESQAPGIPIEPSIRSGEALALSDCRLHISLYYREILVKELTTSSPEGCRISHGQTYDASNLDQVLFPYPEDNGQRKNIEKLLSHLERGVVLWMAPDGLYAKRLCQSRIYWDGPLALCSDRPNKLERDQTCKLFDTPQFLSG, from the exons ATGGGGCGCCCCAAGCGCTGTGCCGCGCAGGCTGAAAGGcggccctcccctccctgcagctcagagagggtgCCAGAGGCGGATCCTGAGCGCGTGAGGGCGACGGTCGGCGCGCTGGGCATGAACCTGGAGGGCGGCGGCGGCCGAGGCGGAGAGTTCGGCATGAGCTCGGTGAGCTGCGGCAACGGGAAACTCCGCCAGTGGCTGATCGACCAGATCGACAGCGGCAAGTACCCAGGGCTGGTGTGGGAGAACGAGGAGAAGAGCATCTTCCGCATCCCCTGGAAGCACGCGGGCAAACAGGACTACAACCGCGAGGAGGACGCCGCCCTCTTCAAG GCTTGGGCACTATTTAAAGGAAAGTTCCGAGAGGGCATCGATAAGCCAGACCCCCCTACCTGGAAGACACGTTTGCGATGCGCTTTGAACAAGAGCAATGACTTTGAGGAGCTGGTGGAGAGGAGCCAGCTGGACATCTCAGACCCCTACAAAGTATACAGGATTGTTCCCGAAGGAGCCAAAAAAG GAGCAAAGCAGCTGGCGCTGGAGGACCCACAGATGGCCATGAGCCACCCCTACAGCATGACAGCTCCTTACCCCTCACTCCCAGCTCAG CAGGTTCATAACTACATGATGACACCCCACGACCGAAGCTGGAGGGAGTACGTCCCTGATCAGCCACACCCGGAAATCTCGTATCAATGTCCTGTGCCGTTTGGACCCCGAAGCCACCACTGGCAAGGCCCGGCTTGTGAAAATG GTTGCCAGGTGACAGGAACCTTTTATGCTTGTGCCCCGCCTGAGTCCCAGGCCCCCGGAATCCCCATAGAGCCAAGCATAAGGTCTGGTGAAGCCTTGGCGCTCTCAG ACTGCCGGCTTCACATCTCCTTGTACTACCGGGAAATCCTGGTGAAAGAGCTGACCACGTCAAGCCCCGAAGGCTGTCGAATCTCCCATGGGCAAACCTATGACGCCAGTAACCTGGACCAGGTCCTCTTCCCCTATCCGGAGGACAACGGCCAGAGGAAAAACATCGAGAAACTGCTGAGCCACCTGGAAAGGGGCGTGGTCCTCTGGATGGCCCCTGATGGGCTTTATGCCAAAAGACTATGTCAGAGCAGGATCTACTGGGACGGGCCCCTGGCACTGTGCAGCGACCGGCCCAACAAACTGGAGAGAGACCAGACCTGCAAGCTCTTTGACACACCGCAGTTTTTATCAG GTTGA
- the IRF4 gene encoding interferon regulatory factor 4 isoform X3, with the protein MGRPKRCAAQAERRPSPPCSSERVPEADPERVRATVGALGMNLEGGGGRGGEFGMSSVSCGNGKLRQWLIDQIDSGKYPGLVWENEEKSIFRIPWKHAGKQDYNREEDAALFKAWALFKGKFREGIDKPDPPTWKTRLRCALNKSNDFEELVERSQLDISDPYKVYRIVPEGAKKGAKQLALEDPQMAMSHPYSMTAPYPSLPAQQVHNYMMTPHDRSWREYVPDQPHPEISYQCPVPFGPRSHHWQGPACENDCRLHISLYYREILVKELTTSSPEGCRISHGQTYDASNLDQVLFPYPEDNGQRKNIEKLLSHLERGVVLWMAPDGLYAKRLCQSRIYWDGPLALCSDRPNKLERDQTCKLFDTPQFLSELQAFAHHGRPLPRFQVTLCFGEEFPDPQRQRKLITAHVEPLLARQLYYFAQQNSGHFLRGYDVPEHISSPEDYHRSIRHSSIQE; encoded by the exons ATGGGGCGCCCCAAGCGCTGTGCCGCGCAGGCTGAAAGGcggccctcccctccctgcagctcagagagggtgCCAGAGGCGGATCCTGAGCGCGTGAGGGCGACGGTCGGCGCGCTGGGCATGAACCTGGAGGGCGGCGGCGGCCGAGGCGGAGAGTTCGGCATGAGCTCGGTGAGCTGCGGCAACGGGAAACTCCGCCAGTGGCTGATCGACCAGATCGACAGCGGCAAGTACCCAGGGCTGGTGTGGGAGAACGAGGAGAAGAGCATCTTCCGCATCCCCTGGAAGCACGCGGGCAAACAGGACTACAACCGCGAGGAGGACGCCGCCCTCTTCAAG GCTTGGGCACTATTTAAAGGAAAGTTCCGAGAGGGCATCGATAAGCCAGACCCCCCTACCTGGAAGACACGTTTGCGATGCGCTTTGAACAAGAGCAATGACTTTGAGGAGCTGGTGGAGAGGAGCCAGCTGGACATCTCAGACCCCTACAAAGTATACAGGATTGTTCCCGAAGGAGCCAAAAAAG GAGCAAAGCAGCTGGCGCTGGAGGACCCACAGATGGCCATGAGCCACCCCTACAGCATGACAGCTCCTTACCCCTCACTCCCAGCTCAG CAGGTTCATAACTACATGATGACACCCCACGACCGAAGCTGGAGGGAGTACGTCCCTGATCAGCCACACCCGGAAATCTCGTATCAATGTCCTGTGCCGTTTGGACCCCGAAGCCACCACTGGCAAGGCCCGGCTTGTGAAAATG ACTGCCGGCTTCACATCTCCTTGTACTACCGGGAAATCCTGGTGAAAGAGCTGACCACGTCAAGCCCCGAAGGCTGTCGAATCTCCCATGGGCAAACCTATGACGCCAGTAACCTGGACCAGGTCCTCTTCCCCTATCCGGAGGACAACGGCCAGAGGAAAAACATCGAGAAACTGCTGAGCCACCTGGAAAGGGGCGTGGTCCTCTGGATGGCCCCTGATGGGCTTTATGCCAAAAGACTATGTCAGAGCAGGATCTACTGGGACGGGCCCCTGGCACTGTGCAGCGACCGGCCCAACAAACTGGAGAGAGACCAGACCTGCAAGCTCTTTGACACACCGCAGTTTTTATCAG AGCTGCAAGCATTTGCTCACCATGGCCGTCCCCTGCCAAGGTTCCAAGTAACTCTGTGCTTCGGGGAAGAGTTCCCAGACCCTCAGAGGCAGCGGAAGCTCATCACTGCTCAC GTTGAACCTCTACTAGCCAGACAACTGTATTATTTTGCTCAACAAAACAGTGGCCATTTCCTAAGGGGCTACGATGTGCCTGAACACATCAGCAGTCCGGAGGACTATCACAGGTCGATCCGCCATTCTTCCATTCAAGAATGA
- the IRF4 gene encoding interferon regulatory factor 4 isoform X2, which translates to MGRPKRCAAQAERRPSPPCSSERVPEADPERVRATVGALGMNLEGGGGRGGEFGMSSVSCGNGKLRQWLIDQIDSGKYPGLVWENEEKSIFRIPWKHAGKQDYNREEDAALFKAWALFKGKFREGIDKPDPPTWKTRLRCALNKSNDFEELVERSQLDISDPYKVYRIVPEGAKKGAKQLALEDPQMAMSHPYSMTAPYPSLPAQVHNYMMTPHDRSWREYVPDQPHPEISYQCPVPFGPRSHHWQGPACENGCQVTGTFYACAPPESQAPGIPIEPSIRSGEALALSDCRLHISLYYREILVKELTTSSPEGCRISHGQTYDASNLDQVLFPYPEDNGQRKNIEKLLSHLERGVVLWMAPDGLYAKRLCQSRIYWDGPLALCSDRPNKLERDQTCKLFDTPQFLSELQAFAHHGRPLPRFQVTLCFGEEFPDPQRQRKLITAHVEPLLARQLYYFAQQNSGHFLRGYDVPEHISSPEDYHRSIRHSSIQE; encoded by the exons ATGGGGCGCCCCAAGCGCTGTGCCGCGCAGGCTGAAAGGcggccctcccctccctgcagctcagagagggtgCCAGAGGCGGATCCTGAGCGCGTGAGGGCGACGGTCGGCGCGCTGGGCATGAACCTGGAGGGCGGCGGCGGCCGAGGCGGAGAGTTCGGCATGAGCTCGGTGAGCTGCGGCAACGGGAAACTCCGCCAGTGGCTGATCGACCAGATCGACAGCGGCAAGTACCCAGGGCTGGTGTGGGAGAACGAGGAGAAGAGCATCTTCCGCATCCCCTGGAAGCACGCGGGCAAACAGGACTACAACCGCGAGGAGGACGCCGCCCTCTTCAAG GCTTGGGCACTATTTAAAGGAAAGTTCCGAGAGGGCATCGATAAGCCAGACCCCCCTACCTGGAAGACACGTTTGCGATGCGCTTTGAACAAGAGCAATGACTTTGAGGAGCTGGTGGAGAGGAGCCAGCTGGACATCTCAGACCCCTACAAAGTATACAGGATTGTTCCCGAAGGAGCCAAAAAAG GAGCAAAGCAGCTGGCGCTGGAGGACCCACAGATGGCCATGAGCCACCCCTACAGCATGACAGCTCCTTACCCCTCACTCCCAGCTCAG GTTCATAACTACATGATGACACCCCACGACCGAAGCTGGAGGGAGTACGTCCCTGATCAGCCACACCCGGAAATCTCGTATCAATGTCCTGTGCCGTTTGGACCCCGAAGCCACCACTGGCAAGGCCCGGCTTGTGAAAATG GTTGCCAGGTGACAGGAACCTTTTATGCTTGTGCCCCGCCTGAGTCCCAGGCCCCCGGAATCCCCATAGAGCCAAGCATAAGGTCTGGTGAAGCCTTGGCGCTCTCAG ACTGCCGGCTTCACATCTCCTTGTACTACCGGGAAATCCTGGTGAAAGAGCTGACCACGTCAAGCCCCGAAGGCTGTCGAATCTCCCATGGGCAAACCTATGACGCCAGTAACCTGGACCAGGTCCTCTTCCCCTATCCGGAGGACAACGGCCAGAGGAAAAACATCGAGAAACTGCTGAGCCACCTGGAAAGGGGCGTGGTCCTCTGGATGGCCCCTGATGGGCTTTATGCCAAAAGACTATGTCAGAGCAGGATCTACTGGGACGGGCCCCTGGCACTGTGCAGCGACCGGCCCAACAAACTGGAGAGAGACCAGACCTGCAAGCTCTTTGACACACCGCAGTTTTTATCAG AGCTGCAAGCATTTGCTCACCATGGCCGTCCCCTGCCAAGGTTCCAAGTAACTCTGTGCTTCGGGGAAGAGTTCCCAGACCCTCAGAGGCAGCGGAAGCTCATCACTGCTCAC GTTGAACCTCTACTAGCCAGACAACTGTATTATTTTGCTCAACAAAACAGTGGCCATTTCCTAAGGGGCTACGATGTGCCTGAACACATCAGCAGTCCGGAGGACTATCACAGGTCGATCCGCCATTCTTCCATTCAAGAATGA
- the IRF4 gene encoding interferon regulatory factor 4 isoform X1, whose translation MGRPKRCAAQAERRPSPPCSSERVPEADPERVRATVGALGMNLEGGGGRGGEFGMSSVSCGNGKLRQWLIDQIDSGKYPGLVWENEEKSIFRIPWKHAGKQDYNREEDAALFKAWALFKGKFREGIDKPDPPTWKTRLRCALNKSNDFEELVERSQLDISDPYKVYRIVPEGAKKGAKQLALEDPQMAMSHPYSMTAPYPSLPAQQVHNYMMTPHDRSWREYVPDQPHPEISYQCPVPFGPRSHHWQGPACENGCQVTGTFYACAPPESQAPGIPIEPSIRSGEALALSDCRLHISLYYREILVKELTTSSPEGCRISHGQTYDASNLDQVLFPYPEDNGQRKNIEKLLSHLERGVVLWMAPDGLYAKRLCQSRIYWDGPLALCSDRPNKLERDQTCKLFDTPQFLSELQAFAHHGRPLPRFQVTLCFGEEFPDPQRQRKLITAHVEPLLARQLYYFAQQNSGHFLRGYDVPEHISSPEDYHRSIRHSSIQE comes from the exons ATGGGGCGCCCCAAGCGCTGTGCCGCGCAGGCTGAAAGGcggccctcccctccctgcagctcagagagggtgCCAGAGGCGGATCCTGAGCGCGTGAGGGCGACGGTCGGCGCGCTGGGCATGAACCTGGAGGGCGGCGGCGGCCGAGGCGGAGAGTTCGGCATGAGCTCGGTGAGCTGCGGCAACGGGAAACTCCGCCAGTGGCTGATCGACCAGATCGACAGCGGCAAGTACCCAGGGCTGGTGTGGGAGAACGAGGAGAAGAGCATCTTCCGCATCCCCTGGAAGCACGCGGGCAAACAGGACTACAACCGCGAGGAGGACGCCGCCCTCTTCAAG GCTTGGGCACTATTTAAAGGAAAGTTCCGAGAGGGCATCGATAAGCCAGACCCCCCTACCTGGAAGACACGTTTGCGATGCGCTTTGAACAAGAGCAATGACTTTGAGGAGCTGGTGGAGAGGAGCCAGCTGGACATCTCAGACCCCTACAAAGTATACAGGATTGTTCCCGAAGGAGCCAAAAAAG GAGCAAAGCAGCTGGCGCTGGAGGACCCACAGATGGCCATGAGCCACCCCTACAGCATGACAGCTCCTTACCCCTCACTCCCAGCTCAG CAGGTTCATAACTACATGATGACACCCCACGACCGAAGCTGGAGGGAGTACGTCCCTGATCAGCCACACCCGGAAATCTCGTATCAATGTCCTGTGCCGTTTGGACCCCGAAGCCACCACTGGCAAGGCCCGGCTTGTGAAAATG GTTGCCAGGTGACAGGAACCTTTTATGCTTGTGCCCCGCCTGAGTCCCAGGCCCCCGGAATCCCCATAGAGCCAAGCATAAGGTCTGGTGAAGCCTTGGCGCTCTCAG ACTGCCGGCTTCACATCTCCTTGTACTACCGGGAAATCCTGGTGAAAGAGCTGACCACGTCAAGCCCCGAAGGCTGTCGAATCTCCCATGGGCAAACCTATGACGCCAGTAACCTGGACCAGGTCCTCTTCCCCTATCCGGAGGACAACGGCCAGAGGAAAAACATCGAGAAACTGCTGAGCCACCTGGAAAGGGGCGTGGTCCTCTGGATGGCCCCTGATGGGCTTTATGCCAAAAGACTATGTCAGAGCAGGATCTACTGGGACGGGCCCCTGGCACTGTGCAGCGACCGGCCCAACAAACTGGAGAGAGACCAGACCTGCAAGCTCTTTGACACACCGCAGTTTTTATCAG AGCTGCAAGCATTTGCTCACCATGGCCGTCCCCTGCCAAGGTTCCAAGTAACTCTGTGCTTCGGGGAAGAGTTCCCAGACCCTCAGAGGCAGCGGAAGCTCATCACTGCTCAC GTTGAACCTCTACTAGCCAGACAACTGTATTATTTTGCTCAACAAAACAGTGGCCATTTCCTAAGGGGCTACGATGTGCCTGAACACATCAGCAGTCCGGAGGACTATCACAGGTCGATCCGCCATTCTTCCATTCAAGAATGA